A single Candidatus Hydrogenedentota bacterium DNA region contains:
- a CDS encoding Gfo/Idh/MocA family oxidoreductase — translation MKAPVGIGVLSFAHGHVGAYVDVMKNFADVRLVSAYDDNEQRGKGVCDNAGMRYTPHVEDVLDDPNVQAVMVGSETCRHAELCIAAARAGKHILCQKPMALSLEDCDRMIAAAEKAGVMLAVAFQMRHDPANIRMREIVQSGELGRIAVIRRRHCIGVLLMESFVNGPTHWHIEADKNMGMFMDDATHPADWFHWMLGKPVSVIAEIDNVITHVAPDDNGVAVFRFAQGEMGIVFNSSTVMASENTTEIYGEKGCVIQNYGDAPSCDTRLPGGIAVKMFKYGEGKWQDLGVPIPPGHGCRIQAVPRPWVDSLVNETPPAATGHDGRVAVEMILGAYKAAREGRRVTFPL, via the coding sequence ATGAAAGCGCCTGTCGGGATTGGGGTATTGAGTTTTGCGCATGGCCATGTCGGTGCGTATGTGGACGTGATGAAGAATTTTGCCGATGTGAGGCTGGTGTCGGCATACGACGACAATGAACAACGGGGCAAGGGGGTGTGTGACAATGCGGGGATGCGCTACACGCCGCATGTCGAAGATGTCTTGGACGATCCGAATGTGCAGGCGGTCATGGTGGGCAGCGAGACATGCCGGCACGCAGAATTGTGCATCGCGGCGGCGCGGGCCGGAAAGCACATCCTCTGCCAGAAGCCTATGGCCCTCTCGCTCGAGGATTGCGACCGCATGATCGCGGCGGCGGAAAAAGCGGGCGTGATGCTTGCCGTGGCCTTCCAGATGCGTCACGACCCGGCCAACATCCGGATGCGCGAGATTGTCCAGTCGGGCGAATTGGGCCGTATCGCAGTCATTCGCCGCCGCCACTGCATCGGCGTGCTGCTCATGGAATCGTTCGTCAACGGGCCGACGCATTGGCATATCGAGGCCGACAAGAACATGGGCATGTTCATGGACGACGCGACGCATCCCGCCGACTGGTTCCACTGGATGCTCGGCAAGCCCGTCAGCGTGATAGCCGAAATTGACAATGTAATCACCCATGTCGCGCCCGACGACAACGGTGTGGCCGTGTTCCGTTTCGCACAGGGGGAAATGGGGATCGTTTTCAACAGTTCGACGGTCATGGCGTCGGAAAACACGACCGAAATCTACGGGGAGAAAGGCTGCGTGATCCAAAATTACGGGGACGCGCCGTCGTGCGACACGCGGCTGCCTGGCGGGATAGCCGTCAAGATGTTCAAGTACGGCGAGGGCAAGTGGCAGGACCTCGGCGTTCCGATTCCTCCCGGCCACGGTTGCCGGATTCAAGCCGTGCCGAGGCCTTGGGTGGACAGTCTTGTGAACGAGACCCCGCCGGCCGCGACGGGACACGACGGCCGCGTGGCCGTCGAAATGATCCTCGGCGCCTACAAGGCGGCGCGTGAAGGCCGCCGGGTAACGTTTCCGTTATGA
- a CDS encoding CoA-transferase, producing MTLFSKISVLYHVLKWRLTWNRRDTHYRFTIPDNPKFMGPRDAVKLIPDGAVVAASGLGANQWASILYWSIRELFQETGHPRDLTVMAIGGMGARGRAPGSLEELGLPGLCTRFFSGHLETFKAMLRLADQGKLELQCIPQGVMAFLIEGQGHGETSLLTSTGIGTFMDPRVGRGSPVRPPAGEQWVAVENGKLRYRLPPITVAMFNAPSADREGNIYMRHTAMLAESREIAKAARANGGLVIVNVGYVVEKNSDDIFLPASDVDAVVVYPRTEQTGSVKHRKHWPMFTTESDMPIAESVAKLKYANETLRITPRRTAVDDSLARLAATAFAENVRRGSLVNIGVGLPEEVCRLLYEAGLYEDITLFTESGVIGGLPAPGVFFGAAICPKKMITSAEIFHRCYESLDVSILGMLQCDSDGNVNVSKRGEGAINYVGPGGFIDFTTAARTIIFVSSWMLGGKIRLEGNALRIVEYGKPKFIANVDEITFSGRQALATGKKVLYVSNVGIFQLTPRGMELVRIVPGIDIRKDILDFSPMRILLPESGDVPTVDPIVVSGKGFRLSFK from the coding sequence ATGACACTATTTTCCAAGATTTCCGTATTGTATCACGTTCTCAAATGGCGGCTGACATGGAACCGGCGCGACACGCATTATCGGTTCACGATTCCCGACAATCCGAAATTCATGGGACCGCGTGACGCCGTCAAATTGATCCCCGACGGCGCCGTCGTGGCCGCTTCGGGTTTGGGCGCCAATCAATGGGCGTCCATCCTGTATTGGTCCATTCGGGAATTGTTTCAGGAAACGGGCCACCCGCGCGATTTGACCGTCATGGCGATTGGGGGCATGGGCGCTCGGGGCCGCGCGCCGGGCTCGCTGGAAGAACTCGGCCTTCCCGGCTTATGCACGCGTTTTTTCAGCGGACATCTCGAAACCTTCAAGGCGATGCTTCGTCTGGCAGACCAAGGAAAACTGGAACTCCAATGCATTCCCCAAGGGGTCATGGCGTTCCTCATCGAGGGCCAAGGCCACGGGGAAACATCCCTGTTGACAAGCACCGGCATCGGCACATTCATGGATCCGCGCGTGGGGCGCGGATCGCCCGTAAGACCGCCCGCCGGGGAACAATGGGTTGCGGTTGAAAACGGCAAATTGCGCTACCGGCTTCCCCCGATAACGGTCGCGATGTTCAACGCGCCATCGGCGGACCGCGAAGGCAATATCTACATGAGGCACACGGCCATGCTCGCGGAGAGTCGCGAAATTGCAAAGGCCGCGCGGGCAAACGGTGGATTGGTTATCGTCAATGTCGGGTACGTCGTCGAAAAAAATTCGGACGATATCTTTCTGCCGGCATCGGATGTGGACGCGGTCGTTGTCTACCCCCGCACGGAACAGACGGGTTCCGTCAAACATCGCAAACACTGGCCGATGTTCACTACCGAAAGCGACATGCCGATCGCGGAAAGCGTTGCCAAACTCAAGTACGCCAACGAAACTCTGCGCATCACGCCGAGACGCACAGCGGTGGACGATTCGCTTGCGCGCTTGGCCGCGACGGCTTTCGCGGAAAACGTTCGCCGGGGCAGCCTGGTCAACATCGGCGTCGGCCTGCCGGAAGAAGTTTGCCGGCTGCTGTACGAGGCGGGACTCTACGAGGACATCACCCTGTTTACGGAAAGCGGCGTCATTGGTGGATTGCCAGCGCCGGGCGTCTTTTTCGGCGCTGCGATATGTCCCAAAAAGATGATTACCAGCGCGGAAATTTTCCATCGGTGCTACGAAAGCCTGGATGTGAGCATCCTGGGGATGCTGCAATGTGACAGCGATGGAAACGTCAACGTTTCCAAACGCGGCGAGGGCGCAATCAATTACGTCGGACCGGGGGGATTCATTGACTTCACGACCGCGGCGCGGACGATTATCTTCGTCAGTAGTTGGATGCTGGGTGGAAAGATTCGTCTGGAAGGCAATGCCCTGCGCATCGTCGAATACGGCAAGCCGAAATTCATCGCCAATGTGGACGAAATTACCTTCAGTGGACGCCAAGCGCTTGCCACGGGCAAGAAAGTGCTTTACGTGTCCAATGTGGGCATTTTCCAGTTGACGCCGCGCGGTATGGAACTGGTGCGTATCGTGCCCGGCATTGACATCAGGAAAGATATTCTGGATTTTTCCCCCATGCGGATTCTATTGCCCGAATCGGGCGATGTTCCCACGGTGGATCCGATAGTCGTTTCGGGAAAAGGGTTCCGACTGTCTTTCAAGTAA
- a CDS encoding alpha-galactosidase: protein MIRGLFVSIGLSVLVLVPDTALAQREPRAFRTINTDQYEVAVHKNGLIDIRVNRIETIATGLYPMIWIEGEAAPKPFPVDARYSNRAPVNNRLGEGQGMWFKKGTLDWIVETYPTKPFMTIQVAFENTTKKPVTIKALIPWALGGEKKGSLNLGLGSGGSVILENGRHLGLTDEVPQVVAGKTQCLSNCTAFNPTSGLSLTAGFLTMRHAYGRIMLELDDDPTRAVMRADCIFDPPIEVPPGKRLESEIFYVALTERNPFDGLEHFGQAVGAFNDAGPQGFRLPHGWDSWNTALKSDINESNILAALDVFDRDLKRYGWTHFAIGGGWQQATGTWEPDSAKFPHGMKWLADQIHSRKMTAGLWLDPFTAHVNSAVAREHPDWLRQPAEAYRSMLDPDDRIIDVTIPEAYAWVRDLAARVGNDWGFDTLQQGDFACRLLYADRYAAVGVTRVDVFRMGVQALREGLGGESLITSFSPAQVTAPVWRRETGRKPWGCVEAMTNAARRYYFAPHCWIADTDCSYFGIDSTRERWSVGHRPPLSAEQAQAWLTAAALTGGVIKMGDWPPDLDAGQRALLTRLLPTIGRSARPVDLFEGKTPAIWSLPIQCAVGSWHVVAVFNWNDAAPAKIPLDFTNLGLNFNRYYTVYDFWRDKFYGLAKGRLMLDMPPGSVRLLGLRAYEGRPMFLATDRHFTQGATDFTRLEWNAQTRLLSGTFTGIAETDYNLRIFVPDEYAVKSSYCSAEAPKTEQDGKVYKLGFRCIESAPVNWNVQF from the coding sequence ATGATTCGCGGGCTATTTGTTTCGATTGGCCTTTCCGTGCTGGTTCTTGTTCCGGATACTGCGTTGGCGCAACGCGAGCCAAGGGCTTTCCGAACCATCAACACGGATCAATACGAGGTGGCCGTTCACAAGAATGGCCTGATTGACATTCGGGTGAACCGGATCGAAACCATTGCCACCGGTCTGTATCCGATGATCTGGATTGAGGGGGAGGCCGCGCCGAAACCTTTTCCCGTTGATGCGCGATACAGCAACCGCGCTCCCGTGAACAACCGCCTTGGAGAAGGACAGGGGATGTGGTTCAAGAAGGGGACGCTGGATTGGATTGTGGAGACGTACCCCACAAAACCTTTCATGACGATTCAAGTGGCGTTCGAAAACACAACCAAAAAGCCCGTGACGATCAAGGCGCTGATTCCATGGGCGCTTGGAGGCGAGAAAAAGGGTTCGCTCAATCTGGGGTTGGGTTCCGGCGGGTCCGTTATTCTTGAAAACGGCCGCCATCTGGGTTTGACCGACGAAGTTCCCCAAGTCGTCGCCGGGAAGACGCAATGTCTAAGCAATTGCACGGCCTTCAATCCGACCAGCGGATTGTCGTTGACGGCGGGTTTTCTGACCATGCGGCATGCGTACGGACGAATCATGCTTGAATTGGATGACGATCCGACGAGGGCCGTCATGCGCGCCGACTGTATATTTGATCCGCCGATCGAGGTTCCGCCCGGAAAGCGCCTCGAATCGGAGATTTTTTATGTGGCCCTTACTGAACGAAACCCCTTCGACGGGTTGGAGCATTTCGGGCAGGCCGTCGGCGCGTTCAACGATGCCGGCCCGCAAGGTTTTCGGTTGCCGCACGGTTGGGATTCATGGAACACCGCCCTCAAGAGCGACATCAACGAATCGAACATTTTGGCGGCGTTGGATGTGTTCGATCGCGATTTGAAACGTTACGGTTGGACGCATTTTGCGATTGGGGGCGGTTGGCAGCAGGCCACGGGAACTTGGGAACCGGATTCCGCGAAGTTTCCGCATGGCATGAAATGGCTGGCCGACCAGATCCATTCGCGAAAAATGACGGCCGGCCTTTGGTTGGATCCGTTTACCGCCCATGTAAACAGCGCCGTTGCGCGGGAACATCCGGATTGGTTGCGCCAACCGGCCGAGGCGTACCGTTCCATGCTGGACCCGGATGATCGCATCATAGATGTGACAATCCCCGAGGCGTACGCGTGGGTGCGGGATCTGGCTGCGCGCGTCGGGAACGATTGGGGATTCGACACGTTGCAACAGGGCGATTTTGCATGCCGGTTGCTGTATGCGGATCGGTACGCCGCGGTGGGTGTTACGCGCGTGGATGTGTTTCGGATGGGCGTGCAAGCCTTGCGCGAAGGGCTAGGCGGGGAATCGTTGATTACCTCTTTTTCCCCGGCGCAGGTCACGGCGCCGGTTTGGCGCCGGGAGACAGGCCGGAAACCTTGGGGATGTGTCGAGGCGATGACGAACGCCGCCCGGCGCTATTATTTTGCGCCGCATTGTTGGATAGCCGACACGGACTGTTCCTATTTTGGGATTGATTCCACACGGGAACGGTGGAGTGTGGGCCATAGACCTCCCTTGTCCGCCGAACAGGCGCAGGCATGGCTGACGGCCGCCGCCCTGACCGGCGGCGTGATCAAAATGGGCGATTGGCCTCCGGACCTCGACGCCGGACAGCGCGCCCTTTTGACACGGCTTCTGCCCACCATTGGCCGCTCTGCGCGCCCTGTCGATCTCTTTGAAGGCAAAACGCCTGCGATTTGGTCGCTTCCGATTCAATGCGCCGTGGGATCATGGCATGTCGTCGCCGTATTCAACTGGAACGATGCCGCCCCTGCCAAGATTCCCCTCGATTTCACAAACCTGGGTCTCAATTTCAACCGCTACTATACCGTCTATGATTTCTGGCGCGACAAGTTCTATGGCCTCGCCAAGGGGAGGCTGATGCTCGACATGCCGCCGGGCAGCGTTCGGCTGCTGGGTCTGCGAGCCTATGAGGGCCGACCGATGTTTCTCGCCACGGATCGGCATTTCACTCAAGGGGCCACCGATTTCACCCGCCTCGAATGGAATGCGCAAACCCGCCTCTTGTCGGGAACATTTACCGGCATCGCGGAGACGGATTATAACCTGCGTATTTTTGTGCCGGACGAATATGCGGTGAAATCGTCCTATTGTTCGGCGGAAGCGCCCAAAACGGAACAGGACGGGAAAGTTTACAAACTCGGTTTTCGCTGTATCGAATCAGCACCGGTCAACTGGAACGTTCAGTTCTGA
- a CDS encoding Gfo/Idh/MocA family oxidoreductase yields the protein MSETKKFRVGVIGVGSIAQACHLPGYLKDDRAQLVAFADPEPERHKEMALSYGEMRGYAHYRDMLAREKLDVVSVCTPNKYHAEAVIAALEAKCHVLCEKPISTTLQEADLMIAAARKVRRKLMIGFTHRLFNGPKKCKELLEEKTLGKPFMIRVRFAHGGPFPGWAKSDWFYQKNLAAGGAMLDMGIHAIDLCLWLFGPIVAVSAKAATLVKKIEVDDNALLLLEFKSGALGYIEVGWTSRPGFSGLEIYGTEGSIICDYTRGVYLVGGKASAGRDGKHEWKTLDKSPTEGGWSTEMGYWLDVVTGVEKLTMDGRAGRDALEVALAAYKSSQTAKRVTIE from the coding sequence ATGTCGGAAACGAAGAAGTTTCGCGTGGGGGTTATCGGGGTGGGTTCGATTGCGCAGGCGTGCCACCTGCCGGGTTATCTCAAAGATGATCGGGCGCAATTGGTGGCTTTCGCCGACCCCGAACCGGAGCGCCACAAGGAGATGGCGCTGTCCTATGGCGAGATGCGGGGCTATGCGCATTACCGCGACATGCTTGCCCGGGAAAAACTCGATGTCGTCAGCGTGTGCACGCCGAACAAGTATCATGCCGAAGCCGTAATCGCCGCGCTGGAGGCGAAATGCCATGTCTTGTGCGAAAAGCCCATTTCAACGACGCTGCAAGAGGCCGACCTGATGATCGCCGCCGCGAGAAAAGTCCGGCGCAAACTGATGATTGGCTTCACGCACCGGCTTTTCAATGGCCCGAAGAAATGCAAGGAACTACTCGAGGAGAAGACGCTGGGAAAACCGTTCATGATCCGCGTGCGGTTTGCGCATGGGGGGCCGTTTCCCGGCTGGGCCAAGAGTGATTGGTTTTACCAGAAGAATCTGGCGGCAGGCGGCGCGATGCTGGACATGGGCATTCATGCGATTGATTTATGCCTGTGGCTTTTCGGCCCGATCGTGGCCGTAAGCGCCAAGGCGGCGACGCTCGTCAAGAAAATCGAAGTGGATGACAATGCGTTGTTGCTGCTCGAATTCAAGAGCGGCGCGCTCGGATACATCGAAGTGGGCTGGACCAGCCGTCCCGGATTCAGCGGCCTTGAAATCTACGGGACCGAGGGATCCATCATCTGCGACTACACGCGGGGCGTGTATCTGGTGGGGGGCAAGGCATCGGCGGGGCGCGACGGCAAACACGAATGGAAAACGCTGGACAAATCGCCCACGGAAGGGGGATGGTCCACGGAGATGGGCTACTGGCTCGATGTGGTCACGGGGGTGGAAAAACTGACCATGGACGGCAGGGCCGGACGGGATGCGTTGGAAGTGGCGCTGGCGGCCTACAAGTCGAGCCAGACCGCCAAGCGCGTCACCATCGAATAA